From one Candidatus Chromulinivorax destructor genomic stretch:
- the secE gene encoding preprotein translocase subunit SecE encodes MKNVGTFFKEVKVELSKIVWPSREEFIGATVVALIVILAFTLFLSVINYLFHIGALKVLSALVFNIR; translated from the coding sequence ATGAAGAATGTTGGAACGTTTTTTAAAGAAGTTAAAGTTGAATTGTCAAAAATTGTTTGGCCATCCAGAGAAGAATTTATAGGTGCAACAGTCGTTGCGCTAATTGTTATTTTGGCGTTTACTTTGTTTTTAAGTGTTATTAATTATCTTTTCCATATTGGAGCTCTCAAGGTATTAAGCGCACTTGTTTTTAATATTCGTTAA
- a CDS encoding (2Fe-2S)-binding protein — translation MACCKKKDLIDCCTNDHLVCVCMGVMNSDVCQAIDHGADTFDKLQQKLEVGTGCSSCVSEVNDILKCKKNKS, via the coding sequence ATGGCTTGCTGTAAGAAAAAAGACTTAATTGATTGTTGTACAAATGACCATTTAGTTTGTGTTTGTATGGGTGTTATGAATTCAGATGTGTGCCAGGCTATTGACCATGGAGCAGATACTTTTGATAAGCTTCAGCAAAAATTAGAGGTAGGTACAGGGTGCTCGAGTTGTGTGTCAGAAGTGAACGATATTTTAAAATGTAAAAAAAATAAAAGCTGA
- the tsaE gene encoding tRNA (adenosine(37)-N6)-threonylcarbamoyltransferase complex ATPase subunit type 1 TsaE — MTTKKHNHLAVHDEHEKIFQKSDIANIASQILHTHPDVQVITLQGTLGAGKTTLAIELLRQSGVIGETQSPTYTYLQAYKNSDGKTFYHFDLYRLEDKNAFLFAGFDEFLYQPNSLVIIEWPEIAESLLEQNVCSIELGYHDEMTRTIKWYYK, encoded by the coding sequence ATGACTACAAAAAAACATAATCATCTGGCTGTTCATGATGAGCATGAAAAAATATTTCAAAAATCTGACATAGCAAATATTGCATCACAAATTTTACATACACATCCCGATGTGCAAGTAATTACGTTACAAGGAACTCTTGGTGCTGGTAAAACAACCTTAGCAATTGAACTTTTACGCCAATCAGGTGTGATAGGAGAAACTCAGAGTCCAACATACACGTATTTACAGGCTTATAAAAACAGTGACGGTAAAACTTTTTATCACTTTGATTTATATAGGCTGGAAGATAAAAATGCATTTTTATTTGCAGGTTTTGATGAATTTTTATATCAGCCAAATTCATTAGTCATTATAGAGTGGCCAGAGATAGCTGAATCTTTACTTGAACAAAATGTGTGTTCAATTGAACTTGGATATCATGATGAAATGACAAGAACAATAAAATGGTATTATAAATAG
- a CDS encoding NYN domain-containing protein: MIIIIDAYNLLKTVLHTQFVQDAQRTKFLQLFEKYAQRRNSNEVILVFDGGQDPYEVEENYKYLTLFYSGFMQSADDIIKKKLTTYKAFDILLVTSDRELRNYAKQYQIESLGSMEFYRILQEVMKVQDQKELIIAQTIHKTTQEENKSLDTLMEYGSRYLITKDQDKDVKLSLRYTDEQNGSKKDKKLLKKIIKI; this comes from the coding sequence ATGATTATTATTATAGATGCATACAATCTATTAAAAACTGTATTGCACACACAATTTGTTCAAGATGCTCAACGGACAAAATTTCTTCAATTATTCGAAAAATATGCACAACGAAGAAATTCTAATGAGGTGATTCTTGTCTTTGATGGTGGGCAAGATCCGTATGAAGTAGAAGAAAATTATAAATATCTTACACTGTTTTATTCTGGCTTTATGCAATCAGCAGATGATATTATTAAAAAAAAATTAACAACGTATAAAGCGTTTGATATTTTATTAGTAACATCTGATCGTGAATTACGTAATTATGCAAAGCAATATCAGATCGAGTCGCTTGGTTCGATGGAGTTTTATAGAATATTACAAGAAGTTATGAAAGTTCAAGATCAAAAAGAGTTAATAATTGCGCAAACGATTCATAAAACAACTCAAGAAGAGAATAAAAGTTTAGATACTTTAATGGAGTATGGAAGTCGATATCTTATAACCAAAGACCAAGACAAAGATGTTAAACTTTCACTTCGTTATACCGATGAACAAAACGGTTCAAAAAAAGACAAAAAACTTTTGAAAAAAATTATAAAAATTTAA
- a CDS encoding F0F1 ATP synthase subunit gamma → MSQLIQLKQRIKAIEVIKKITHAMRLISMSSRLKMIKLSENLHFFRDEITPLLCSLESAHSKADQNQSIQKNLIILIASEKGLCGNFNSIILHHFENYLKKIDLENYDFITVGKHAGDYLAKKDISIVARHDKLSPHHLDKTANSLYEFLMKHKNEYATVTCLYNKSKSFFIQQPCEFQLLPVQPQTSCNVQKNIDVEDYHWIQKPEDVIVCIFQSFIKLNVLAILSESIISEQSSRFLSMDSSTRNAENLLKKMNLEYNKIRQTKITKELTELISSF, encoded by the coding sequence ATGTCTCAATTAATACAATTAAAGCAGAGAATCAAAGCTATTGAAGTTATTAAAAAGATTACGCATGCAATGCGCTTAATTTCAATGTCTTCTCGTTTAAAAATGATAAAGCTCTCAGAAAATTTACATTTTTTCAGAGATGAAATCACGCCATTATTATGCTCTTTAGAAAGTGCGCACTCAAAAGCAGACCAAAATCAATCAATACAAAAAAACCTCATTATTTTGATTGCATCTGAAAAAGGTTTATGCGGTAACTTTAATAGTATTATTTTACATCATTTCGAAAATTATCTTAAAAAGATTGATCTAGAAAACTATGATTTTATTACCGTTGGTAAACATGCAGGCGACTATCTAGCAAAAAAAGATATTTCTATTGTTGCTCGACATGATAAATTATCACCACATCATCTTGATAAAACAGCTAATAGCTTGTATGAATTTTTAATGAAACATAAAAATGAGTATGCGACGGTAACCTGCTTATACAATAAATCAAAAAGTTTTTTCATTCAACAGCCTTGCGAGTTTCAACTGCTACCAGTTCAACCTCAAACAAGCTGTAATGTCCAAAAAAATATCGATGTCGAAGATTATCATTGGATTCAAAAACCTGAAGATGTTATCGTCTGTATTTTTCAATCTTTTATTAAATTAAACGTTTTAGCTATACTTTCTGAATCGATTATATCTGAACAATCTTCACGATTTTTATCAATGGATAGCTCAACACGCAACGCAGAGAATTTATTAAAAAAAATGAATCTTGAATATAATAAAATTCGACAAACAAAAATCACTAAAGAGCTGACTGAACTTATTAGCAGTTTCTAA
- the murA gene encoding UDP-N-acetylglucosamine 1-carboxyvinyltransferase encodes MQHEYILVKKSGPLQGQVTVSGAKNAALPILASLVLTSGVSVLKNVPHLTDIESMVGLLESLGAVITKDYAAGILVVDTTNIHRWKISEEMMQKTRASIVILGPLMARFQKADVAFPGGDMIGARPIDYHLKNFKKMGAEITEQGNVICLHAQKLTAQRFVLDYPSVGATQNILMAAVLIPGTSYIVNAAIEPEVMDLIGILTKMGAQISLEYPAALKIVGVEKLQPVEYSIMTDRLEVGSLLIAAAITGGNVYLPNACADDMELFLMKLEEMGHQIIHEAAGGIRLIASKNPQAVSFKTAPYPGIATDLQPLLMIAQAVSQGKCEAIETVFENRFLHVPYLQLMGAQMQVLGSHKAVVTGVKKLQGAVVVATDIRASCALVLAGLVAEGSTMVYGVSHWRRGYEDLDEKLRSLGAHIEFVKHL; translated from the coding sequence ATGCAACATGAATATATTTTAGTAAAAAAATCAGGACCGTTACAAGGACAAGTAACAGTCTCTGGCGCAAAAAATGCAGCATTACCAATTTTAGCATCGTTAGTTTTAACTTCAGGAGTTTCAGTTTTAAAAAATGTTCCACATCTGACTGATATTGAGTCTATGGTTGGTTTGTTAGAATCATTAGGTGCAGTTATTACCAAAGATTATGCGGCTGGAATTTTAGTAGTTGATACGACGAACATTCATCGTTGGAAGATATCTGAAGAGATGATGCAAAAAACCAGGGCATCGATTGTTATTCTTGGGCCTTTAATGGCACGATTTCAAAAAGCTGATGTAGCTTTTCCGGGTGGCGATATGATTGGAGCTCGTCCAATTGATTATCACTTAAAGAATTTTAAAAAAATGGGAGCAGAAATTACTGAGCAAGGCAATGTAATTTGCCTGCATGCGCAAAAATTAACTGCTCAGCGATTTGTACTTGATTATCCAAGTGTTGGAGCAACTCAAAATATTTTAATGGCAGCAGTTTTAATTCCTGGGACATCCTATATTGTCAACGCAGCAATTGAACCTGAAGTTATGGATTTAATTGGTATTTTAACAAAAATGGGTGCGCAGATATCGCTTGAGTATCCAGCAGCATTAAAAATTGTTGGTGTTGAAAAATTGCAACCGGTTGAATATTCAATTATGACGGATCGTTTAGAAGTTGGCTCGTTATTGATTGCAGCAGCTATTACCGGTGGAAATGTGTATTTACCAAATGCTTGTGCTGATGATATGGAACTTTTTTTAATGAAATTGGAAGAAATGGGCCATCAGATTATTCATGAAGCAGCCGGTGGAATTCGTTTGATTGCATCAAAAAATCCGCAAGCAGTTTCATTTAAAACAGCACCATATCCTGGAATTGCAACCGATTTGCAACCATTGTTAATGATTGCTCAAGCTGTATCGCAGGGCAAATGTGAAGCAATTGAGACAGTCTTTGAAAATAGATTTTTACACGTGCCATATTTGCAATTAATGGGTGCACAGATGCAGGTACTTGGCAGTCATAAAGCTGTTGTAACAGGGGTCAAAAAATTGCAAGGAGCAGTTGTCGTTGCTACTGATATTCGTGCTTCTTGTGCATTAGTCTTAGCAGGATTAGTAGCAGAAGGATCGACAATGGTGTATGGCGTTTCACATTGGCGTCGTGGCTATGAAGACCTAGATGAAAAGCTACGTTCGTTAGGTGCACATATTGAGTTTGTAAAGCATCTTTAA
- a CDS encoding thymidine kinase — protein sequence MVNFHKVTLLASIIFLLPFNLIQARNMNQNCSLTVIVGSMCSGKTEALIAAASKFVIANPDLIGIFKPCLDNRVLANNEKDPSIYITSRNGSSIKCIAVNDVAEMKKIVLEKNYAVVAIDEAQFFNKEELILFVHDMLALHKKIIVSGLDLDFRSETFGAMGDLLALADEVIKLTAICTECGSDTYCITQRVIDGKPAHYNDPIIMVGDIEYKPRCRNCHIIRKD from the coding sequence ATGGTAAACTTTCATAAAGTAACCTTACTTGCGTCAATTATATTTTTATTACCCTTCAACTTAATTCAAGCTCGTAACATGAATCAAAACTGTTCTCTTACTGTCATCGTCGGCTCAATGTGTAGCGGAAAAACTGAAGCTCTGATTGCTGCAGCAAGTAAATTTGTGATTGCAAACCCAGATCTTATTGGTATTTTTAAGCCATGTCTTGATAATCGCGTACTTGCAAATAACGAAAAAGATCCTTCAATTTATATCACCTCACGCAATGGTAGTTCAATTAAATGCATTGCAGTCAATGATGTCGCTGAAATGAAAAAAATTGTTCTTGAAAAAAACTATGCTGTCGTTGCAATTGATGAAGCACAATTTTTTAACAAAGAAGAACTGATTTTATTTGTTCACGACATGCTGGCTCTTCATAAAAAAATTATCGTATCAGGGCTTGATCTTGATTTTCGATCAGAAACATTTGGTGCTATGGGCGATCTTTTAGCATTAGCTGATGAAGTTATTAAATTAACTGCTATCTGCACAGAATGTGGATCAGATACCTATTGCATTACGCAACGCGTTATCGATGGCAAACCTGCTCATTACAACGATCCAATTATTATGGTTGGTGACATTGAATACAAACCTCGTTGCAGAAATTGTCATATCATAAGAAAAGATTAA
- the radA gene encoding DNA repair protein RadA: MAKVSNYFQCQNCEYQTPKWQGCCPECRKWNTLEEVSQSPAQPKNSAPGKTAAMTSLDNISTDEAPRFITGISEWDRVTGNGIVPGSFSIVTGDPGIGKSTLLLQVSAQLSAKYKVFYFSTEESLAQVKMRFQRLNHPSQTLLFSTQATLEIIVETCKQEKPDLVIIDSIQNIYSSENFSLPGTITQLRETAFYLMKLAKDNNIAIIVTGHITKEGQMAGPKILEHIVDAVFYLQKEDKWQTRILRSEKNRFGSVNEIGFFQMTSTGMIAIENINQHLINDTKHTPGSVLISCLEGTRPLFLELQALTIQTQFSVAQRVATGIDHKQIVLIAAILEKYLHIKFSGCDIFFKLSGGIKIKDNSADLGIALTLLSSYFQKPVPAQTIALGEVSLTGLIKPIQNIDIHAKEAAKFGFDNLLIAYDQKLETKINKHVRRFKSVYDLLELFPE; this comes from the coding sequence ATGGCAAAAGTATCAAACTATTTTCAATGTCAAAACTGTGAATACCAAACTCCAAAGTGGCAAGGCTGTTGTCCTGAATGCCGCAAATGGAATACCTTAGAAGAAGTCTCACAATCACCTGCACAACCAAAAAATTCTGCGCCCGGCAAAACAGCTGCAATGACATCACTTGATAATATTTCAACAGATGAAGCTCCTCGATTTATCACCGGAATATCAGAATGGGATCGTGTTACCGGAAACGGTATTGTTCCAGGATCTTTTTCTATTGTTACTGGCGATCCTGGTATTGGTAAATCAACACTCTTACTACAAGTGAGCGCTCAATTATCTGCAAAATATAAAGTATTTTATTTTTCTACCGAAGAGTCACTTGCTCAAGTAAAAATGCGATTTCAACGACTCAACCATCCATCGCAAACTTTGCTATTTTCTACACAAGCAACGCTTGAAATTATTGTAGAAACTTGCAAACAAGAAAAACCTGATCTTGTTATTATCGATTCGATTCAAAATATTTACAGTTCAGAGAATTTTAGCCTTCCAGGGACTATTACACAACTTCGTGAAACAGCATTTTATTTAATGAAATTAGCAAAAGATAATAACATTGCCATTATCGTAACAGGCCATATCACCAAAGAAGGCCAAATGGCTGGACCAAAAATATTAGAACATATTGTTGACGCAGTTTTTTACCTACAAAAAGAAGATAAATGGCAAACTCGAATTTTACGATCAGAAAAAAATAGATTTGGGTCAGTTAATGAAATCGGTTTTTTTCAAATGACAAGCACCGGCATGATTGCTATAGAAAATATTAATCAACATTTAATCAATGACACAAAACACACCCCAGGTTCAGTATTAATTAGCTGTCTTGAAGGAACGCGACCATTATTTTTAGAACTTCAAGCTTTAACTATACAGACTCAATTTAGCGTTGCTCAACGAGTTGCAACCGGCATTGACCATAAACAGATCGTTTTAATTGCTGCAATTTTAGAAAAATATCTGCACATTAAGTTTAGTGGATGTGACATATTCTTTAAATTAAGTGGCGGAATCAAAATCAAAGATAACTCTGCTGATTTAGGCATAGCTTTAACCTTACTTTCTAGCTACTTTCAAAAACCTGTACCTGCGCAAACAATTGCATTAGGTGAAGTATCTTTAACTGGATTAATTAAACCAATTCAAAATATCGATATCCATGCAAAAGAAGCTGCTAAATTTGGTTTTGATAATTTGCTGATTGCTTATGATCAAAAATTAGAAACTAAAATAAATAAACATGTTCGTCGGTTTAAGTCCGTCTACGATCTTTTAGAACTATTTCCTGAATAA
- a CDS encoding ABC transporter ATP-binding protein → MSSDILLSIQNVTKTFVTNTKTIRALKGVSLDIYQGEILSLLGVNGAGKTTLSSIISSLNPPTSGDILYQGTSIYKDLINYRRIIGFCPQKPNIDTMLTIEENLYFAGRYFNVPSNEIKQRAQLLMQKFSLTQYAQSKGSILSGGYKQRFLLARTLMHQPKIVILDEPTVGLDPHIRRNLWDVIKELKKEGVTVLLTTHYLDEAEYLSDRVCILDKGVIKLIDTPDNLKRMYNQTNLENVFIEIIKEDANIDAE, encoded by the coding sequence ATGTCATCAGATATCTTATTATCTATACAGAATGTTACAAAAACATTTGTAACAAATACTAAAACAATTAGAGCTTTAAAAGGCGTTTCTCTTGATATTTATCAAGGTGAAATTTTAAGTTTGCTTGGTGTTAATGGTGCTGGTAAAACAACTCTGTCGTCAATTATATCATCCCTTAACCCCCCAACATCTGGTGATATTTTATATCAAGGCACATCAATCTATAAAGACTTAATTAACTACCGTAGAATTATTGGATTTTGCCCTCAAAAACCTAATATTGATACCATGCTAACCATCGAAGAAAATCTCTACTTTGCAGGCAGATATTTTAATGTTCCAAGCAATGAAATTAAACAGCGCGCGCAACTTTTAATGCAAAAATTTAGCTTAACTCAATACGCTCAATCAAAGGGATCTATTCTTTCTGGTGGCTACAAACAAAGATTTTTACTTGCCAGAACTTTAATGCATCAACCTAAAATTGTTATTTTAGATGAACCAACTGTAGGACTTGATCCACACATTCGACGTAACTTATGGGATGTGATCAAAGAACTTAAAAAAGAAGGCGTCACCGTTCTGTTAACAACTCACTATCTTGATGAAGCGGAGTATTTATCTGATCGCGTCTGTATTTTAGATAAAGGTGTTATTAAGCTCATCGATACCCCAGATAATTTAAAAAGAATGTATAATCAAACCAACCTTGAAAATGTATTCATCGAAATCATTAAAGAGGATGCAAACATTGATGCTGAATAA
- a CDS encoding ABC transporter permease, translating into MLNKKILQTFYALLSKDIEIYNKKLLPRTIDAFVWAGSNLIIAHNIMPLFGIQDPQYGTFILIGNLAIWGLFEMLTTIAIFLGDIEGDRTISYYISLPIPTSLFFVEQALASAYRSMASSILIFPLGKLILGDALLFSSINWPCFLIAFAMINVFYGFLTLLVASYVSDLPSLTMVRSRIMFPLWFLGGFQFPWKMLHGVAPTFAYMNLCNPITYIMEGIRSTALPTQNYLPFWNCMAMLVFFSMLCGYIGIRNLKKRLDCL; encoded by the coding sequence ATGCTGAATAAAAAAATTCTACAAACTTTTTATGCTCTTTTATCTAAAGACATAGAAATTTATAATAAAAAGTTGCTCCCAAGAACCATTGACGCTTTTGTCTGGGCTGGAAGTAACCTTATTATAGCTCACAATATTATGCCTTTATTTGGTATACAAGATCCACAATATGGAACATTCATTCTTATTGGCAACCTTGCAATTTGGGGTCTTTTTGAAATGCTCACGACAATTGCAATATTTCTTGGTGATATCGAAGGCGATCGAACAATCAGTTATTACATATCGTTGCCAATACCAACATCTTTATTTTTTGTAGAGCAAGCTTTGGCAAGTGCTTATCGATCAATGGCAAGCTCTATACTTATATTTCCTTTAGGAAAATTAATTCTTGGAGATGCTTTACTATTCTCTTCAATTAACTGGCCTTGCTTTCTGATTGCTTTTGCTATGATCAATGTTTTTTATGGATTCTTAACTCTTTTAGTTGCAAGTTATGTATCTGACTTACCTTCTTTGACCATGGTGCGAAGCAGAATTATGTTTCCTTTATGGTTTTTAGGTGGTTTTCAATTTCCTTGGAAAATGTTACACGGCGTTGCTCCAACCTTTGCTTACATGAATCTTTGTAATCCAATTACCTACATTATGGAAGGAATTCGGTCAACAGCTTTACCTACTCAAAATTATCTACCATTTTGGAACTGTATGGCGATGCTTGTATTCTTTTCTATGCTATGTGGATACATTGGCATACGAAATCTAAAAAAACGACTTGATTGCCTTTAG
- a CDS encoding ABC transporter permease, producing MLTTFYIQLHVFTQLLKRDFGIFLQNAVNNAINILCWVILSLVVYQFIMPELGCTYKGDFLLVSCVISRAFFGVMDGVCRMVADLDGDKAITYDMTLPISHTLLFIKIAISNGMHAGLLSLLIIPAGKIILWSYLSFPFFCLPKLLLIIFLSSFFAGFFSLFIIGITKNLMQIEDIWSGILFPLFALGGFQFTWKVMHEVSPVMSYINLFNPVMYMFEGIRGATLDPALSISFWICCMMLMIFTIPMGYIGIHLLKRRLDAI from the coding sequence ATGCTTACAACTTTTTATATTCAGCTGCACGTTTTCACACAACTTTTGAAACGAGACTTTGGTATTTTTTTACAAAATGCAGTTAATAATGCAATTAATATACTCTGTTGGGTTATTTTGTCGTTAGTTGTGTATCAATTTATTATGCCTGAACTTGGATGTACCTATAAGGGTGACTTCTTACTGGTCAGCTGCGTTATATCTCGAGCTTTTTTTGGTGTTATGGATGGAGTCTGTAGAATGGTTGCAGACCTTGATGGTGATAAAGCAATTACTTACGATATGACATTGCCAATTTCCCATACCCTGCTGTTTATTAAAATTGCAATATCAAATGGCATGCATGCAGGATTATTATCACTGTTAATTATTCCTGCTGGTAAAATTATTTTGTGGAGCTATCTGAGCTTTCCATTTTTTTGCCTACCAAAATTATTACTCATTATTTTTTTAAGCTCATTTTTTGCAGGATTCTTTTCATTGTTCATTATTGGAATCACAAAAAATCTTATGCAAATTGAAGATATTTGGAGTGGCATACTTTTTCCATTATTTGCTCTTGGTGGTTTTCAGTTTACTTGGAAAGTTATGCATGAAGTATCTCCAGTCATGAGTTACATCAATCTTTTCAATCCAGTCATGTACATGTTTGAAGGTATTCGTGGAGCTACGCTTGATCCAGCATTATCGATATCATTTTGGATCTGCTGCATGATGCTTATGATATTTACTATTCCTATGGGATATATTGGAATTCATCTTTTAAAACGACGCCTTGATGCGATTTAG
- a CDS encoding ABC transporter permease — protein sequence MTDSFYQQAGVILQLLHRDFYIFKRNFLHRLRMALYWVVISVAIARMFLPSMGLDNFAPFILISSAVSYGLFIVMQNAMSLVEDITENHAIAYELTLPVAQWLIFLKIMISNALQSFVISLSIVPCGLLLLMNSHAFPDFSWWKFILIFICASIFYGAFSLILAISLKDMSQVDNVWLRILFPIWYLGCFQFPWSVLYKVSPALAYLDLCNPMTYILEGGRSATINSAGSLPFIPCCAMILFFAAICSIIGIHFMKKRLNCI from the coding sequence ATGACTGATAGTTTTTACCAACAAGCTGGTGTAATTTTGCAACTATTACATCGAGATTTTTATATATTTAAACGAAATTTTTTACATCGTTTACGGATGGCTTTGTATTGGGTTGTAATTTCAGTTGCTATTGCTCGAATGTTTTTACCTTCTATGGGTTTAGATAATTTTGCACCATTTATTTTGATCAGCTCTGCTGTCAGTTATGGTCTTTTTATTGTCATGCAAAATGCAATGAGTCTGGTTGAAGATATTACAGAAAATCATGCGATTGCTTATGAGCTCACTTTACCAGTTGCACAGTGGCTTATATTTTTAAAAATTATGATAAGTAATGCACTACAATCATTTGTTATATCTCTTTCAATTGTACCTTGTGGCTTACTTCTTCTTATGAATAGTCATGCTTTTCCTGATTTTTCATGGTGGAAATTTATACTTATTTTTATCTGTGCATCAATATTTTATGGAGCATTTTCTTTAATTTTAGCAATATCGCTTAAAGATATGTCTCAAGTTGATAATGTATGGCTAAGAATATTGTTTCCCATCTGGTACTTAGGTTGTTTTCAATTTCCATGGAGCGTTTTATACAAAGTCTCTCCAGCACTTGCATATCTTGATTTATGCAACCCGATGACCTACATTTTAGAAGGTGGGCGATCTGCTACAATTAACAGCGCTGGATCACTTCCTTTTATTCCCTGTTGCGCCATGATTCTATTTTTTGCAGCAATTTGCTCAATAATAGGCATACATTTCATGAAAAAACGTTTAAACTGTATATAA
- a CDS encoding pseudouridine synthase, which produces MTTNSEIALNKYIAHAGYCSRRVATDLIKNGKVRINGIQVKTPFTLVKATDLVTVENNPITPEKKIYILLNKPKNVICTVADENNRKTITDLFAGVFKERLYPIGRLDRSTTGLIIMTNDGDLTQRLAHPKYEVPKMYQVTSETSIAKSVIETLLQGVPLEDGFMKVDEAGYPTSSKKIVNVTIHSGKNHIVRRLFEELGHPDIKLDRFSYAGLTKEKLRTGEWRHLTTQEVAALYQYEEKELVKEPKKINRAKKYYARLG; this is translated from the coding sequence ATGACCACAAATTCTGAAATTGCGTTAAATAAATATATTGCTCATGCAGGTTATTGCTCACGTCGAGTAGCAACAGATCTTATTAAAAATGGTAAGGTTCGCATCAATGGCATACAAGTTAAAACTCCTTTTACTCTCGTAAAAGCAACTGATCTTGTTACGGTAGAAAACAATCCAATTACACCAGAAAAAAAAATCTACATTCTTTTAAATAAACCTAAAAATGTTATTTGTACTGTTGCTGATGAAAACAACAGAAAAACAATTACTGATTTATTTGCTGGTGTATTTAAAGAACGCTTGTACCCAATTGGAAGACTTGATCGTAGTACAACTGGCTTAATTATCATGACCAATGACGGTGATCTAACGCAACGCCTTGCTCATCCAAAATATGAAGTTCCAAAGATGTATCAAGTAACAAGCGAAACATCAATTGCTAAAAGTGTTATAGAAACACTTTTACAAGGTGTTCCACTGGAAGATGGTTTCATGAAAGTTGATGAAGCAGGTTACCCAACATCTTCAAAAAAAATCGTAAATGTTACAATTCACAGTGGCAAAAATCACATTGTAAGAAGACTATTTGAAGAACTTGGCCATCCAGATATTAAGTTAGATAGATTTTCATATGCTGGTCTTACCAAAGAAAAATTACGTACCGGTGAATGGAGACATTTAACAACTCAAGAAGTTGCAGCACTTTACCAATACGAAGAAAAAGAATTAGTAAAAGAACCTAAAAAAATAAATCGCGCGAAAAAATATTACGCACGACTTGGATAA